One Mycolicibacterium fortuitum subsp. fortuitum genomic window carries:
- the bioB gene encoding biotin synthase BioB — translation MTQAAVDVLGVAREQVLERGVGLDQEQTLQVLQLPDDKLEELLALAHEVRMKWCGPEVEVEGIISLKTGGCPEDCHFCSQSGLFASPVRSAWLDIPSLVEAAKQTAKTGATEFCIVAAVRGPDERLLAQVAAGIEAIRNEVDIQIACSLGMLTQEQVDRLKDMGVHRYNHNLETAQSFFPNVVTTHSWEERWGTLEMVREAGMEVCCGGILGMGETLEQRAEFAANLAELNPHEVPLNFLNPRPGTPFGDLEVLPASEALKAVAAFRLALPRTMLRFAGGREITLGDLGAKQGILGGINAVIVGNYLTTLGRPAESDLELLDDLQMPIKALNASL, via the coding sequence GTGACGCAGGCAGCCGTAGATGTACTGGGCGTAGCTCGCGAGCAGGTTCTGGAGCGTGGTGTCGGCCTCGACCAGGAACAGACGCTGCAGGTGCTGCAGCTGCCCGACGACAAGCTCGAGGAGCTGCTGGCGCTGGCCCATGAGGTCCGGATGAAGTGGTGTGGTCCTGAGGTCGAGGTCGAGGGAATCATCAGCCTCAAGACCGGCGGCTGCCCGGAAGACTGCCACTTCTGTTCTCAGTCGGGCCTGTTCGCCTCCCCGGTGCGTAGCGCCTGGCTCGACATTCCGAGCCTGGTCGAGGCCGCCAAGCAGACCGCGAAGACAGGCGCCACCGAGTTCTGCATCGTGGCTGCAGTACGTGGGCCCGACGAGCGCCTGCTGGCTCAGGTGGCCGCAGGCATCGAGGCGATCCGCAACGAGGTTGACATCCAGATCGCGTGCTCACTGGGGATGCTGACCCAGGAACAGGTCGACCGCCTCAAGGACATGGGCGTGCACCGCTACAACCACAATCTGGAGACCGCGCAGTCGTTCTTCCCCAACGTCGTCACCACGCACTCCTGGGAGGAGCGGTGGGGCACGCTGGAAATGGTCCGCGAGGCCGGTATGGAGGTCTGCTGCGGCGGCATCCTCGGCATGGGGGAGACGCTGGAGCAGCGCGCCGAGTTCGCCGCCAACCTGGCCGAGCTGAACCCGCACGAGGTGCCGCTGAACTTCCTCAATCCGCGCCCGGGCACGCCGTTCGGTGATCTCGAGGTGCTGCCGGCCTCTGAGGCGCTCAAGGCGGTCGCAGCGTTCCGGCTGGCGCTGCCGCGCACGATGCTGCGTTTCGCCGGTGGCCGCGAGATCACCCTCGGTGACCTCGGCGCCAAGCAGGGCATTCTGGGCGGTATCAATGCGGTCATCGTCGGCAATTACCTGACCACGCTGGGCCGCCCGGCCGAGTCGGATCTGGAATTGCTCGACGATTTGCAGATGCCGATCAAGGCTCTCAACGCCAGCCTGTAG
- a CDS encoding DUF2567 domain-containing protein, producing MSLSGEEQKTPMSPSGEEPKVPVGPAPADIPGAPRISRERAVVMVIAALAVAGALLGALWAFLAPGVHGVVALTRSGERVHAYLGGESDHFFTSAFMFAGLLVVMAVVAAVAVWQWAAHRGPVMVAALATGCGAATAVAAGVGAALAHWRFGSLDVAGAPVTPEHRVHYVVEAASVFFGHTPMQIAGTILFPAAAAAMVYALIAVSTVRDDLGAWPPVETPTYPVIPPVVNPPTV from the coding sequence ATGAGCCTTTCGGGCGAAGAGCAGAAGACTCCGATGAGCCCCTCGGGTGAAGAACCGAAGGTGCCCGTTGGCCCTGCTCCTGCCGACATCCCTGGTGCGCCGCGGATTTCGCGTGAGCGGGCGGTCGTGATGGTGATCGCCGCCCTCGCCGTGGCGGGTGCACTGCTCGGCGCACTGTGGGCCTTCTTGGCTCCAGGGGTTCATGGTGTGGTGGCGCTGACTCGCAGCGGTGAGCGGGTGCACGCCTATCTGGGCGGCGAGTCCGACCACTTCTTCACTTCGGCCTTCATGTTCGCGGGTTTGCTCGTTGTCATGGCGGTCGTGGCTGCGGTGGCGGTGTGGCAGTGGGCTGCGCATCGCGGGCCGGTTATGGTGGCCGCGCTGGCCACCGGTTGCGGGGCGGCCACCGCAGTGGCTGCCGGAGTTGGTGCGGCACTTGCCCATTGGCGGTTCGGCTCGCTTGACGTCGCCGGCGCGCCAGTCACTCCCGAACACCGCGTCCACTACGTGGTGGAGGCCGCCTCAGTCTTTTTCGGGCACACGCCAATGCAGATCGCCGGGACGATCCTGTTCCCTGCGGCCGCGGCGGCGATGGTCTACGCGTTGATCGCGGTCTCCACCGTGCGCGACGATCTGGGCGCGTGGCCGCCCGTAGAAACACCGACCTATCCGGTCATCCCGCCGGTGGTCAATCCGCCGACTGTTTGA
- a CDS encoding VOC family protein, giving the protein MSGHIAYRTGAVRYQVTDVDRAVDFYTQHLGFDAAHRGGPAFASVVNGNLTVFLSGPGSSGARQLPDGSPQTPGGFNRIVLEVDDLDAAITELRRADVAFRNAVQMGPGGRQIQITDPDGNPIEIFEAAAVKQSAD; this is encoded by the coding sequence ATGTCTGGACACATCGCCTACCGAACCGGCGCGGTCCGCTACCAGGTCACCGACGTGGACCGTGCGGTCGATTTCTACACCCAACACCTGGGGTTCGATGCTGCCCACCGCGGAGGACCGGCCTTCGCCTCCGTGGTCAACGGCAATCTCACCGTGTTCTTGAGCGGGCCCGGCAGCTCAGGCGCACGTCAGCTGCCAGACGGCAGCCCGCAGACGCCCGGAGGGTTCAACCGGATCGTCCTCGAGGTCGACGACCTCGACGCGGCGATCACCGAGCTGCGCAGAGCCGACGTCGCCTTCCGCAATGCGGTCCAGATGGGTCCGGGCGGCCGACAGATCCAGATCACCGACCCCGACGGCAACCCCATCGAAATTTTCGAAGCGGCAGCCGTCAAACAGTCGGCGGATTGA
- a CDS encoding helix-turn-helix domain-containing protein, producing the protein MRALSAGRQPSIESVVRDVGLSHRRLVQLFTTQVGMPPKRFARLHRFRRAHDAISSALTPPHWSTFAVEHGYADQSHMIREFQEFSGMTPAHQLQHSAYVAKDDHIALEP; encoded by the coding sequence GTGCGCGCACTCAGCGCCGGCCGCCAGCCTTCGATCGAATCGGTGGTCCGCGACGTCGGCCTGAGCCATCGCAGGTTGGTGCAGCTGTTCACGACCCAGGTCGGAATGCCGCCCAAGCGCTTCGCCCGCCTGCATCGGTTCCGGCGCGCTCACGACGCCATCTCGTCGGCGTTGACTCCGCCGCACTGGTCCACCTTCGCCGTCGAGCACGGATACGCCGATCAGTCGCACATGATCCGGGAGTTCCAGGAGTTCTCGGGGATGACGCCGGCCCATCAGCTGCAGCACAGTGCTTATGTCGCGAAAGATGACCACATCGCGCTCGAACCGTAG
- a CDS encoding lipase family protein, whose translation MDLGSAASVSAAEWIGRAPHEDLDPAARPVLPHKDDFYVPPAGFQHAEPGTVLRSRDVELAFLGLIPQRLQATQLLYRSTDRNGIPEAAATTVIVPADAAADCPIVSYQCAIDAISARCFPSYALRHHAKATGSLAQLEFLLISAALAEGWAVSVPDHEGINGTWGAPYEPGYRVLDGLRAAINAEHLSLSPDARIGLWGYSGGGLASAWAAEMAGSYAPELNIVGAVLGSPVGNLGNTFRRLNGTVFSGLPALVVAALADIYPNLNRVIAEHATVEGRKILDRLHRMTTVEAVLRMFRTDMADLVDMPLEDILDGPEVSEVFHDTKLGVAVPVPPVLIVQAVHDEIIAVDDIDELADTYLAGGADVTYHRDMFSEHLLLHPFSAPMALRWLTDRFADRPLTANLVRSKWPTLLNPITYMGMARLAGIATKVALGRTVRRRPL comes from the coding sequence ATGGACTTGGGCAGTGCGGCCAGCGTCTCGGCAGCCGAATGGATCGGTCGGGCACCTCACGAGGATCTCGACCCGGCTGCTCGGCCGGTACTTCCTCACAAAGATGACTTCTACGTACCACCCGCGGGCTTTCAGCACGCCGAACCGGGGACCGTCCTACGCAGCCGTGACGTCGAGCTCGCCTTCTTGGGGCTGATCCCCCAGCGCCTGCAGGCCACGCAGCTCCTGTACCGCTCCACCGACCGCAACGGCATCCCCGAAGCCGCCGCCACCACGGTGATCGTCCCGGCTGACGCGGCAGCAGACTGTCCGATCGTGTCGTACCAGTGCGCGATCGACGCCATCTCGGCACGGTGCTTCCCGTCCTACGCCCTGCGCCACCACGCCAAGGCCACCGGTTCCCTGGCCCAGCTGGAGTTCCTGCTGATCTCGGCCGCCCTGGCCGAGGGCTGGGCGGTCTCGGTTCCCGACCACGAAGGCATCAACGGCACGTGGGGCGCGCCGTATGAGCCCGGGTACCGCGTGCTCGACGGCCTGCGCGCGGCGATCAACGCCGAACACCTGTCGCTGTCGCCGGATGCGCGCATCGGCCTGTGGGGATACTCCGGCGGTGGCCTGGCCAGCGCCTGGGCGGCAGAGATGGCCGGAAGCTACGCCCCCGAACTCAACATCGTCGGCGCCGTCCTCGGCTCCCCCGTCGGCAATCTCGGAAACACCTTCCGCCGGCTCAACGGCACGGTCTTCTCGGGACTGCCGGCCCTGGTGGTGGCCGCCCTCGCCGACATCTATCCCAACCTCAACCGGGTCATCGCCGAGCACGCCACCGTCGAGGGACGCAAGATCCTCGATCGCCTGCACCGGATGACCACCGTGGAAGCCGTCCTGCGGATGTTCCGCACCGACATGGCCGACCTGGTCGACATGCCGCTGGAGGACATTCTCGACGGTCCTGAAGTCAGTGAAGTCTTCCACGACACCAAACTCGGTGTGGCCGTACCGGTTCCCCCCGTCCTGATCGTGCAGGCCGTACACGACGAGATCATCGCGGTTGACGACATCGATGAGCTCGCCGACACGTACCTGGCCGGTGGTGCCGACGTCACCTACCACCGCGACATGTTCAGCGAACACCTGCTGCTGCACCCCTTCTCGGCGCCGATGGCGCTGCGCTGGCTCACCGACCGGTTCGCCGACCGCCCGCTGACCGCCAATCTGGTCCGATCCAAGTGGCCGACGCTGCTCAACCCCATCACCTACATGGGCATGGCACGGCTGGCCGGAATCGCCACCAAGGTCGCCCTGGGCCGCACGGTCCGGCGGCGCCCGCTCTGA
- a CDS encoding NUDIX hydrolase — protein MLAVVFQVRGLDTRQPALNVLLWQRALDPEQGKWSLPGGRLDDDEDLTSSVRRQLAEKVDLRELAHLEQLAVFSDPHRVPGVRTIASTFLGLVPSPSTPTLPPDTRWHPVSALPPMAFDHAPMVEHARIRLAAKLSYTNIGYALAPKEFALSTLRDIYSAALDYQVDATNLQRVLERRKVITRTGTTARSGRSGGRPAALFRFTESRYRVTDEFAALRPPG, from the coding sequence GTGCTCGCCGTTGTGTTCCAGGTTCGCGGCCTCGACACCCGGCAACCCGCACTCAACGTGCTGCTGTGGCAGCGAGCACTGGATCCGGAGCAGGGCAAATGGTCACTACCCGGCGGCCGACTCGATGACGACGAGGATCTGACCAGCTCAGTGCGGCGACAGTTGGCCGAGAAGGTCGACCTGCGCGAACTCGCCCACCTGGAGCAATTGGCCGTGTTCTCAGACCCACATCGAGTTCCGGGCGTGCGGACCATCGCATCCACATTCCTGGGCCTGGTCCCCTCGCCCTCCACCCCGACCCTGCCGCCGGACACGCGGTGGCATCCCGTCAGCGCCCTGCCCCCGATGGCCTTCGACCACGCCCCGATGGTCGAGCACGCACGCATCCGGCTGGCGGCCAAACTTTCGTACACCAACATCGGATATGCCTTGGCCCCAAAGGAATTCGCACTTTCGACGCTGCGGGACATCTACAGCGCCGCGCTCGACTATCAAGTCGACGCCACCAACCTGCAACGGGTGTTGGAACGTCGCAAAGTGATCACCCGCACCGGCACCACGGCTCGATCCGGCCGCAGCGGTGGTCGCCCCGCCGCGCTGTTCCGATTCACCGAGTCGCGGTACCGCGTGACCGACGAATTCGCCGCATTGCGTCCGCCCGGGTGA
- the nadA gene encoding quinolinate synthase NadA — protein MTALNDTLSGGLAGQIVDGPGGYSGVDGDEKWAAEIRRLVDLRGATLLAHNYQLPAIQDVADHVGDSLALSRIAAEAPEDTIVFCGVHFMAETAKILSPDKTVLIPDQRAGCSLADSITADELQAWKDEHPGAVVVSYVNTTAAVKALTDICCTSSNAVEVVASIPEDREVLFCPDQFLGAHVRRVTGRKNLHVWAGECHVHAGINGDELADQARSHPDAELFVHPECGCATSALYLAGEGAVPEERVKILSTGGMLDAARETRARQVLVATEVGMLHQLRRAAPEVDFLAVNDRASCTFMKMITPAALLRCLIEGADEVHVDPDTARLGRASVQRMIAIGQPGGGE, from the coding sequence GTGACCGCTCTCAATGACACCCTCTCGGGGGGCTTGGCAGGACAGATCGTCGATGGCCCCGGCGGCTATTCCGGCGTTGACGGCGACGAGAAATGGGCTGCTGAGATTCGCCGCCTGGTCGACCTGCGCGGCGCGACGCTGCTGGCGCACAACTACCAGCTGCCGGCCATTCAGGACGTCGCGGACCACGTGGGCGATTCCCTGGCGCTCTCACGCATCGCCGCCGAGGCTCCCGAGGACACCATCGTGTTCTGCGGAGTGCACTTCATGGCCGAGACGGCCAAGATCCTCAGTCCCGACAAGACGGTGTTGATCCCGGACCAGCGAGCAGGTTGCTCGTTGGCCGACTCGATCACCGCCGACGAATTGCAGGCATGGAAGGACGAGCACCCCGGCGCGGTAGTCGTCTCCTATGTCAACACCACCGCCGCGGTGAAGGCTCTGACCGACATCTGCTGCACGTCGTCGAACGCCGTCGAGGTCGTGGCTTCGATCCCCGAGGACCGCGAAGTGCTGTTCTGCCCGGATCAGTTCCTGGGTGCGCACGTGCGCCGCGTGACCGGTCGCAAGAACCTGCACGTCTGGGCCGGCGAATGCCACGTGCACGCCGGGATCAACGGCGATGAGCTGGCCGACCAGGCCCGCTCGCACCCCGATGCCGAACTGTTCGTACACCCGGAATGTGGATGTGCCACCTCTGCGCTGTACCTGGCCGGTGAAGGTGCGGTGCCTGAGGAGCGGGTGAAGATCCTGTCCACGGGTGGCATGCTGGACGCGGCCCGCGAGACGCGGGCGCGGCAGGTGCTCGTCGCGACCGAGGTCGGGATGCTGCACCAGTTGCGCAGGGCCGCACCTGAAGTCGACTTCCTGGCGGTCAACGATCGCGCGTCGTGCACCTTCATGAAGATGATCACGCCGGCCGCGCTGCTGCGCTGCCTGATCGAAGGCGCCGACGAGGTGCACGTCGATCCGGATACCGCGCGCCTGGGTCGTGCCAGCGTGCAGCGGATGATTGCGATTGGCCAGCCCGGCGGCGGCGAATGA
- a CDS encoding L-aspartate oxidase: MNPTGSARGSSRFACGSSTLWQQRADVVVVGTGVAGLVAALAAHRRGRRVVVLSKARETATFYAQGGIAVVLPDTDDSVEAHVNDTIAAGGGLCDPEAVRSIVAAGYDAVGELVVDGARFDETAPGRWALTREGGHTRRRIIHAGGDATGAEVQRALDSAAARLDIRRDHVALQILRDDDTVTGVLVRNEDGAGIIHAPSVILATGGLGHVYAATTNPSGSTGDGIALALWAGVPVRDIEFVQFHPTMLYSENSGGRRPLITEALRGEGAILVDSQGNSVTEGVHPMGDLAPRDVVAAAVNARLSATGDPCAYLDARGISRFAERFPTVAAACAAAGVDPTRQPIPVVPGAHYSCGGVATDVYGRTELPGLFAAGEAARTGMHGANRLASNSLLEGLVVGGRAGRLAAEHASAAGPVRAQVSQDRRQETVNRDILQRNMSQYASVVRDADGLHRLEAVLADARAVQPASRESFEDAALTITARAIAAAALARTESRGCHHRSDHPDTDPAQEHSVTIRAIAGRPALDTATVVC; this comes from the coding sequence ATGAACCCGACGGGCAGTGCCCGGGGATCGAGCCGCTTCGCCTGCGGCAGTTCGACGCTGTGGCAACAGCGCGCTGATGTCGTCGTGGTCGGTACCGGGGTCGCCGGTCTGGTGGCGGCGCTGGCCGCGCACCGTCGTGGCCGGCGGGTGGTGGTGCTGAGCAAGGCCCGCGAGACTGCGACGTTCTATGCCCAGGGTGGCATCGCCGTGGTGCTACCCGATACGGACGACTCGGTCGAGGCGCACGTCAACGACACCATCGCCGCCGGCGGCGGTCTGTGCGATCCGGAGGCGGTGCGCTCGATCGTCGCGGCCGGTTATGACGCGGTCGGGGAGTTGGTGGTCGACGGGGCGCGGTTCGACGAGACCGCCCCCGGACGTTGGGCACTGACCCGCGAGGGCGGACATACCAGACGCCGGATCATCCACGCCGGCGGCGACGCCACCGGTGCCGAGGTGCAGCGCGCTCTCGACTCGGCAGCGGCCCGACTCGACATCCGTCGCGATCACGTGGCGCTGCAGATTCTGCGCGACGACGACACCGTCACCGGGGTGCTGGTCCGCAACGAAGACGGCGCGGGCATCATCCACGCACCGTCGGTCATTCTCGCCACCGGGGGGCTCGGCCATGTCTACGCGGCGACCACCAACCCCAGCGGCTCGACCGGTGATGGCATAGCCCTGGCGCTATGGGCCGGCGTTCCGGTCCGCGACATCGAGTTCGTCCAGTTCCACCCGACCATGCTGTACTCCGAGAACAGTGGTGGACGACGTCCGCTCATCACCGAAGCGCTGCGTGGCGAAGGCGCAATCCTTGTTGATTCGCAAGGCAACTCGGTTACCGAAGGGGTTCACCCGATGGGAGACCTCGCGCCGCGGGACGTGGTGGCCGCAGCCGTCAACGCCCGGCTCAGCGCTACCGGTGACCCGTGCGCCTACCTGGATGCCCGCGGCATCAGCCGATTCGCCGAGCGGTTTCCCACGGTGGCGGCGGCTTGTGCCGCTGCCGGTGTCGATCCGACGCGCCAACCCATTCCGGTGGTACCCGGGGCTCATTACAGCTGCGGGGGCGTCGCCACCGACGTATACGGGCGCACCGAGCTGCCCGGGCTGTTCGCCGCGGGTGAAGCGGCCCGCACGGGCATGCACGGCGCCAACCGGCTGGCCTCCAACAGTCTGCTGGAAGGCCTCGTCGTCGGCGGCCGGGCCGGCCGGCTGGCCGCCGAGCATGCGAGCGCCGCAGGGCCGGTGCGCGCACAGGTGTCGCAGGACCGCCGTCAAGAGACGGTGAACCGAGATATCTTGCAACGCAACATGTCCCAATACGCCTCGGTGGTTCGTGATGCCGATGGACTGCATCGGCTCGAAGCTGTTCTGGCCGATGCTAGAGCGGTGCAGCCCGCCAGCCGTGAGAGCTTCGAAGACGCAGCCCTCACCATCACCGCTCGCGCGATCGCCGCCGCGGCACTGGCACGCACCGAAAGCCGTGGTTGCCACCATCGCAGCGACCATCCCGACACCGACCCCGCTCAGGAGCACTCTGTGACGATTCGAGCCATCGCCGGCCGTCCTGCACTCGACACCGCAACGGTGGTGTGCTGA
- the nadC gene encoding carboxylating nicotinate-nucleotide diphosphorylase has product MALSDIERTEAQATIARALEEDLRYGPDVTTIATVGADAMTTAKVVNREPGVVAGVDIALLVLDAVLGSAGYRVIDRVEDGARLDAGSSILTVEAPTRGLLTAERTMLNLMCHLSGIATTTAAWVDAVSGTQAKIRDTRKTLPGLRALQKYAVRVGGGVNHRMGLGDAALIKDNHVAAAGSVLAALKAVRAEAPDLPCEVEVDSLDQLDDVLAADVELVLLDNFPVWQTQIAVQRRDTRSPKTLLESSGGLTLDSAADYAGTGVDYLAIGALTHSVRVLDIGLDT; this is encoded by the coding sequence ATGGCACTTTCGGATATCGAACGGACCGAGGCGCAGGCCACCATCGCGCGGGCCCTCGAAGAAGACCTCCGTTACGGCCCGGACGTGACGACCATCGCCACCGTCGGCGCCGATGCCATGACCACGGCGAAGGTGGTCAACCGGGAGCCGGGGGTGGTTGCCGGAGTCGACATCGCACTGCTGGTACTCGACGCAGTGCTCGGTTCTGCCGGTTATCGCGTGATCGACCGCGTCGAGGACGGCGCCCGACTGGACGCCGGCTCGTCGATCCTGACCGTCGAGGCGCCCACCCGCGGGCTGCTCACCGCCGAACGCACGATGCTGAATCTGATGTGTCACCTGTCGGGGATCGCTACCACCACGGCAGCATGGGTGGACGCGGTGTCCGGCACCCAAGCCAAGATCCGCGACACCCGCAAGACGTTGCCAGGCCTGCGCGCGCTGCAGAAGTACGCGGTGCGCGTCGGCGGCGGAGTCAATCACCGGATGGGGCTCGGCGACGCGGCGCTGATCAAGGACAACCACGTCGCCGCAGCCGGCTCTGTGCTGGCCGCACTCAAGGCGGTCCGGGCCGAGGCGCCGGATCTGCCGTGTGAGGTCGAGGTGGATTCCCTCGACCAGCTCGACGACGTGCTCGCCGCCGACGTGGAGCTGGTGCTGCTGGACAACTTCCCGGTCTGGCAGACCCAGATCGCGGTACAGCGCCGCGACACCCGGTCGCCCAAGACGCTGCTGGAATCCTCGGGCGGGCTGACGTTGGACAGCGCGGCCGACTATGCCGGCACCGGAGTCGACTATCTGGCGATCGGGGCGCTCACGCATTCGGTGCGGGTGCTCGACATCGGGCTGGACACCTAG
- the rhtB gene encoding homoserine/homoserine lactone efflux protein — translation MTWQIWLAFLGASIAISLSPGAGAIQSMATGLTHGVRRGSWSVLGLQIGLLAQLVLVAVGLGAVVAKSMLAFHIVKWIGVAYLIYLAIQQWRSASQDLRARMGGTGERGRLALVTRGFLVNTTNPKGLVFLVAVLPQFVVPTAPLLPQYLAIGATMVVVDVIVMSLYTGLAARLLNWLQTPRQQTMLGRVFSGLFATAAVVLSLVRRGATA, via the coding sequence ATGACCTGGCAGATCTGGCTCGCGTTTCTCGGCGCGTCGATCGCCATCAGTCTGTCCCCCGGAGCCGGGGCGATCCAGTCGATGGCGACCGGCCTGACCCATGGCGTGCGGCGAGGGTCGTGGAGCGTGCTGGGACTGCAGATCGGGCTTCTGGCCCAACTGGTCTTGGTCGCGGTGGGGCTGGGCGCGGTCGTCGCCAAGTCGATGTTGGCCTTCCACATCGTCAAGTGGATCGGCGTGGCCTACCTGATCTACCTGGCGATCCAACAATGGCGGAGCGCCTCTCAAGATCTGCGTGCCCGGATGGGCGGCACCGGTGAACGTGGTCGCCTGGCCTTGGTGACGCGTGGATTCCTGGTCAACACCACAAACCCGAAAGGCTTGGTGTTCCTGGTCGCGGTGCTGCCCCAGTTCGTCGTGCCCACCGCACCTTTGCTGCCCCAGTACCTGGCGATCGGCGCGACGATGGTCGTCGTCGACGTGATCGTGATGAGCCTCTACACCGGGCTGGCCGCCCGGCTGCTCAACTGGTTGCAGACACCGCGCCAGCAGACCATGCTCGGTCGCGTGTTCTCCGGCCTGTTCGCGACCGCCGCCGTGGTGCTGTCCTTGGTGCGTCGCGGCGCGACAGCCTAG
- a CDS encoding nitroreductase family deazaflavin-dependent oxidoreductase, with translation MSAKDHPNNAPGVPMLVPPALERFQIKYINPLVKPFSKRLPGFTVIKHRGRTSGTPYETIVTSYRKGDLFAVTLLHGKTNWVKNVIAAGGADVHLFRGDIKITNPRVLPAGTDDPTLPRIPRNAARRMGVFVADIV, from the coding sequence ATGTCCGCGAAAGACCACCCCAACAACGCCCCCGGCGTGCCGATGCTCGTGCCGCCTGCGCTCGAGCGCTTCCAGATCAAGTACATCAATCCGCTGGTGAAACCGTTTTCGAAGCGCTTGCCGGGCTTCACCGTGATCAAACACCGGGGCCGCACCTCGGGTACGCCCTACGAGACGATCGTCACCAGCTACCGCAAGGGCGACCTCTTCGCTGTGACGCTCCTGCACGGCAAGACCAATTGGGTGAAGAACGTGATCGCGGCCGGCGGTGCCGACGTACATCTCTTCCGCGGCGACATCAAGATCACCAATCCGCGCGTGCTGCCGGCGGGCACCGACGATCCGACGCTCCCCCGAATTCCCCGCAACGCGGCCCGCCGGATGGGTGTCTTCGTCGCAGATATCGTTTGA
- the hisD gene encoding histidinol dehydrogenase, with the protein MAEFQMSRIDLRNRVLNAAQLRSALPRGGVDVDAVVPQVRPIVEAVAEHGAEAALDYGHSFDGIRPDTVRVPAERLAEALAQLDPDVRAALQVAIDRARAVHADQRRTDTTTMLAPGATVTERWVPVERVGLYVPGGNAVYPSSVVMNVVPAQTAGVDSLVIASPPQAEFGGLPHPTILAAAALLGVEEVWAVGGAQAVALLAYGGTDTDGAELAPVDMITGPGNIYVTAAKRICRSQVGIDAEAGPTEIAILADHTADPVHVAADLISQAEHDEMAASVLVTDSEALAAATDRELTRQLETTVHVDRVRAALSGKQSAIVLVDDIDAGVRVVNAYAAEHLEIQTEDAPAVAGRIRSAGAIFVGAWSPVSLGDYCAGSNHVLPTAGCARHSSGLSVQTFLRGIHVVEYDEAALKDVSGHVITLSKAENLPSHGEAVRRRFER; encoded by the coding sequence ATGGCCGAGTTTCAGATGTCCCGTATCGACCTGCGTAACCGTGTGCTGAACGCAGCTCAGCTGCGCTCTGCGCTACCGCGCGGCGGGGTCGACGTGGACGCAGTGGTGCCCCAGGTCCGCCCGATCGTGGAGGCTGTTGCCGAGCACGGCGCCGAGGCCGCCCTGGATTACGGACATTCGTTCGACGGCATCCGTCCCGACACCGTGCGGGTGCCCGCGGAGCGGCTGGCCGAGGCCCTGGCCCAGCTCGATCCCGACGTTCGCGCCGCGCTGCAGGTCGCGATCGATCGGGCCCGCGCGGTGCACGCCGATCAGCGCCGCACTGACACCACCACGATGCTGGCGCCTGGTGCCACGGTCACCGAACGGTGGGTACCGGTGGAGCGGGTCGGGCTGTACGTACCGGGTGGCAACGCCGTCTACCCGTCCAGCGTCGTGATGAACGTCGTGCCGGCGCAGACCGCCGGTGTCGATTCGCTGGTGATCGCCAGCCCGCCGCAGGCGGAGTTTGGCGGCCTGCCGCACCCGACCATCCTGGCCGCTGCAGCACTGCTCGGCGTCGAAGAGGTGTGGGCCGTCGGCGGTGCCCAGGCGGTGGCGCTGCTGGCCTATGGCGGCACGGACACCGACGGCGCCGAACTCGCCCCGGTCGACATGATCACCGGGCCCGGGAACATTTACGTCACCGCCGCGAAGCGGATCTGTCGCTCGCAGGTCGGTATCGACGCCGAGGCCGGCCCGACGGAAATCGCGATCCTGGCCGACCACACGGCCGATCCGGTGCACGTCGCCGCGGACCTGATCAGCCAGGCCGAGCACGACGAGATGGCAGCCAGCGTGCTGGTCACCGACAGCGAAGCGCTGGCCGCAGCCACCGACCGCGAGTTGACGCGTCAGTTGGAGACCACGGTGCACGTCGACCGGGTCCGCGCAGCGCTGTCTGGCAAGCAGTCGGCGATCGTGCTCGTCGACGACATCGATGCCGGCGTGCGGGTGGTGAACGCCTACGCCGCCGAGCACCTGGAGATCCAGACCGAGGACGCGCCTGCTGTGGCCGGCCGGATCCGTTCTGCCGGAGCTATTTTCGTCGGTGCCTGGTCGCCGGTCAGCCTGGGTGACTACTGCGCCGGGTCCAACCACGTGTTGCCGACCGCCGGTTGCGCCCGGCACTCCAGCGGCCTGTCCGTACAGACGTTCCTGCGCGGCATCCACGTAGTCGAGTACGACGAGGCTGCGCTCAAGGATGTTTCCGGACACGTGATCACGCTGTCCAAGGCGGAAAACCTGCCCTCGCACGGCGAGGCGGTTCGACGGAGGTTTGAGCGGTGA